ATTCTATTTCagtacattttcatttttacaaaatgataaatataaaaacatatatCTGTATTAATTTAACCCGCCTAACACactatttacatttttacattatttttttttctatcacatTCACTCACActatatcaaaaatattaccTAAATCTACGGTATAAAACCATGATCTTGTTTAATCATATCCGCCGCCTTTTCAGCAATCATAAACACTGGTCCATTTGGATGTCCAGACATAATTTCTGGCATTATACCAGCATCAGCAACACGAAGATTCTTAATACCATAAACTCTCAAACGAGGATCCACCACCGCCGATCGATCACTCTTTGGTCCCATTTTTGTCGTTCCCGAATAATGATAAATAGTAAAAGTGAAATGTTTTACATAACATTCCCAATATTCATAAGATTTATATGCAAACTGTGAACAAGTTGGAATTTTCCTATCCCACAATTTGGCATTAATTGCTTTGAATGCCGAACGATCCATTAAACTTACAGCCTTCAATAAACCTCTCACCGATATATCCACATCATAAGGATGATGCATATAATTGGCATAGATGAGTGGATATTTTGTTGGATCAGTATTCTTCAACATAATTCTTCCACGTGATTTAGGTCGCAAAATCATAGGGAATATCATGAAAGCATTAAGATTCTTCTGTTCAATCTCACGAAATACTGCATCATAGACAATATCTTTCAAACCAAAAGCTCTAGAGATAGCAGGATTTGCCGACATCGAACCACCAACCATAAACAGCTCTATATCTGGCCAACCATCTTCTAATTCTTGATGATCCAAATCCCAAAATGCTATCGTCTCACAACCACCTGGCGATCCATATGGTCCTCCGTGTCGATTGAATTCAGTTAAGAGTGTCGGATCGGCAAAGTCCTCGAAATGCAATGATGTAGCATTGGTAGTAAATGTAACAGCTGGTGCAGTGTGATCCTGTAAGTTATATCCTACGGCAAGATCAGCAATTGGTTTGATGCCAACTTCACGCAAATGCTTTGCAGGTCCAACTCCAGACAACATCAGAAGTTGTGGTGAATTAATTGCGCCAGCAGTTACAATCACTTCTTTTCGTGCTAAAACTTTGTGATAATGTCCATCGGTCTTCACTACTACACCATAGGCTGCCTTAGTTTGAGGGTTTATTAGGATCTTGGTGACTAGAGCGCGTTTCTTCACATGCAAATTTGGACGCTTTCCTTTGATGGGATAGAGATAAGCTCGGTTCGAACTCCATCTAGTTGCATTCCTGGTTGTTGTGTGGAGGTAGGATACTCCTGTCTGAACTTTGCCATTATAATCGACATATTTAAGTCCATCTTCTTGAGCGGCTTCAACGAAAGCTTTAGCAATCTTAGATTTCCAGTCAACATATGAAACTTTAACCGGACCATCACGACCCACATACTCTTCGTCGGCATTCGGAACACTACTGCCTTCATATTTCTTGAAATAAGGCAGAACTTCTTCATAGCTCCAACCTTCATTTCCCAAATCGGCCCAACGATCATAATCCCTTCGATTACCTCTTGTGTACATCATATAATTCAAAACACTCGATCCACCCATAACCTTTCCTCTGGGCCAATTACAACGGTTATTGTTCATTGCCAAACATGCACGATCACTAGGCTGTGTTCGATATTTCCAATTCATTTCACCAAGCTGCAAGAAATGTGCCACGATCGGTACATCCATGACAAGACTTTCCGGTCCACCAGCTTCTAACAAAAGAACTTTCCAATCTGGATTCTCAGAGAGACGGGCGGCCATTGTGCATCCTGCTGTTCCAGCTCCAACAACAATAAAATCATATTCCCCATCCATGGGTTTGTTATCCATGTTCTCGAGTCGATTATCTTCAGCTCCGCGCCGAAGAAATTCTATAGTTTCAAGTAGAACATTTTGGGATCTAATCACAACCGCACTCAATATTACAATCCCAACGATCGCGATCAGTTTAGAGCtcgaatttttaaacatttttgtacacTCTCTATCTTAACTATTTTTAAGGGCAAGAtcagaattttaaaagttgAAGATCATTCTCAATTTTAgatattcaaataaattttaagttttttttttcttgtctttctTAAACTTTAATTAAGCCGTTTGCACGATCGATCTTAACATAACAGTTACAATGGCGCGAATGAATATAGCCTGAGATTTGAGGCGAActtaatattgaatttttcttcttcttcttcgaagTTTAAAACCACCAAAGGTAAAGGGgctgaaaaaaagctttttttaatttgtatatctCTCTTATTTCTTCTCTCTCATTTTGTTCTTCATAAATCATGCGGTTGTTTCAAGTTGTTCTTGATTTGTATCTGCTGTGCTGCAGTGTGCCACCATTGATTGTGGTGTGTCCTTAACAAACGTTATACTTGTTTGCCGGCTTTAAACCTGTATCTTGAATGAAACATTGACGAACGGTTGTTGTTTCTTTCACATAACATGCTTTTTCCCTCACACAAATATTCACACAAAAGGTGTATGTGTGTGTCTGTTGTATCTTGAAATACAAAAGTATCTCGAAAGTGAATTTCAAAGTCAATGTCATTGCTGATTGagattcatcttttttttttgtggttgtttTCCTATTCCGTTTTGTTTTATAGGAAgctaaatatataaaaataactgGGCTTTAGTCTTTTGGTGCTACTATAGCTATTGGATACGGTTAATGGTTAAGTTTTGGTTGATGATTTAGAGATACGTGCGAGatgtcattattttttgttgccaGAATTGTATGATAAACGAGTTTGgtaggcatttttttttcaaattctcgATACAAAACCTcgaagaaaaaattctatcaaaaGCTTAAATCATAAATTTTACCATGTGCAGCCGCTAGTAGCCGACTATATTGATCAGCCTTGACTTCCTTCTCTATAAACCGTCATAGATAGTTGCTTAGAATAGACAGATCGTATAGTATACAAACagagttctttttttggtgcattttgttttgaaaagtttgtGCTATTGGTTTGGTTTCTCAGTTAgagattgttgttgttttttattacgTGGCTTTTTATAGAGTTTAACTACCAGCAAAAACTAAGGCTATTAAACTTTGGCGGCGAATGTCAGTGGGTTTTTGCAGTCAGGAAAGTTAGTTTAAGttgtttgcaaacaaaaaatatctataagAATTATTCTTTTTGTGTGAGTGCCATAAAATAGTATAGaataaaatacgaaaaaaaaatgagtaatagATATtgtaaaaatagtttcttatttaatttttaagtgcatttttatgATTGGCTTTTAACAAATGTCAAGtgtttaaaattgatttcaaagtcaattttaaataaaaaaaaatcacgacttGTGGTTCTTATGACTTTTAGGACACGATGTAAATGTCAATCAATCGataaactaatttaattttaaaatatatcactTAATTGTGGTGGTAAAATTGTTTCTTGAGCTGACCAACCGGTTCATGTCATGAaattatttgaaacaaaattataggTATTTCGGTAATTTAtgacattttaagtaaaaacatcaaagaaATGGGTTGATTTTTGGCGTACATGAATAAAACAAGTAGCATCATAATAATGCTGAGGGAGattgaaaattaactttttataattataaaaattgtgtgTCCGAATTTTGATATTTACGCCTTTGAAGTTCTTAAGGCAGGAAGAATTTCGACTAACGAATCGTTAAACGTAATttcatttggtatcaaaaatatAATTGTGCGTTGTACAACTCTTACGAAAAGTTCATCTGAATTACTTAGTTTTATGGAGAAGCAGGTATTGTCTTAACGTCAGagaaaaaaagtctttataacgtattgaaattgaaaattgacttTGACGACCCTAGTAAAACTCGACTGCATTGAAATGAGTTTTTGGGCCATTTTTCGGATTTTActagttgaaattttttgaaaaagttttaagtcgaaaattattttaagtcgAATACTAAGTTGCACTTGATTTTTATGGCCCTAGTAGGTACGTAACTCCGATGTTCCACAAATATCTTAGGTTACATCTGTTAATTCTAATCAATGGAGGAATGGAAACTCCTTaaacgattaaaaaaataattttagagtGAGTGTTTGGAcagtttctattttttaatgaaaaaagtttttttttcgaaagttatTATTAACGGTTAGTACCTGTTAtcgaacggttttttttaattctgaatttttCAAACGACTAATTAAACtttcacaaaactttttataccaaagcatttatatgattttagcataaatcaaaaataaaattttgaagaaatacattttttgatttttgaaaaatgttgggttttttttgaaaaatcaatttttcgagaacggatcattgcatttttttgaaattttggatttaggtgttaatttgtatttgctacaatatggcataccaactctattttattaagaattaacaaaaaattaacactttTAGGAATAGAACTTAGGTCAGCAGCATGTTAGCCGAATACTCATCGAGTTTTTATCATTTGTAGGGTTTTAGAATTTGCAGCTCAGGATTacctacaaaaattttgttgaaaaaaacttattagGTACCTAAATATAATTATTGGTATTccattttaaagtaattttaatttaaaaaaaaagtgttttttgtaATTGAGAGACTGTTTTTCTATAATTCATATTGATTGAACATGACAAAGAGTGGAAGAACCACTTGatcttaaaaatatgaaaaaaaattgttgaagttGGTGAAATTGAAGGTGCGTCACTTTAAGTAAACAACGCCCTACATAATTTTGCAGATCACATAAGTTGTGTGATGTGCAAAATTATGTAGTTAGGTACTTATTTTCTGTAACGTCAAATTTTCTCCAAGAAGATTGCTTTCCTTGACTGGACTATGAGTTTACGAAACGACCACTACGTGTTAGGAAAACGTTCTTTCATGCTACGAAAGtcaatattaaaactttttgttaaGACTTAACTTTTTAATCTTTTATCTAATCTATTTAATCAATTCAAAGgttttaattgtatttaaaccttgaatttattaataaagttaaatttaaagaTAAAAACACTATTAGCCGAGTTTTTTGCCAGTAGGTACTCATTAAGCACCTTCCttcttattttcattttttttttttttttagaaaaccacAGCTATTTAGTATTGATGATTCAATTATAGGCTATTTTACTATAAAAAcgtttttctctttttccttTCAGGTATGCGATCACAATTTACATACATTTAAAATGGTAAAAAACGAGGAAATATATTATTTGTACAAGTACATAGTTCTTACGCACTTATTCTATGGTACAAAACAATAACACCTAAATAAATAACAcataaacaaagtaaaaaaaaaaacaaaaaaaaaaaatcaatcaatcatCATTTCAACACCAACACTTCAATAAACATCAACAATTCAACATACGAGTACAGTACATAGCTCCCAACAATTTGATCACATGGTTACTTATTTACTCATGTCAACACTAAAGCGCCGCGTGCGTCAAGGCCTCATTAAATAGTCTCTTCCAGCCAGCTCGATCTCAAGCTAGTCATCTCCAATTCCAGTCCTCCTAGATACGAAATCGATTAACCTGAGTCAGTGT
This DNA window, taken from Episyrphus balteatus chromosome 2, idEpiBalt1.1, whole genome shotgun sequence, encodes the following:
- the LOC129911524 gene encoding glucose dehydrogenase [FAD, quinone]-like, with product MFKNSSSKLIAIVGIVILSAVVIRSQNVLLETIEFLRRGAEDNRLENMDNKPMDGEYDFIVVGAGTAGCTMAARLSENPDWKVLLLEAGGPESLVMDVPIVAHFLQLGEMNWKYRTQPSDRACLAMNNNRCNWPRGKVMGGSSVLNYMMYTRGNRRDYDRWADLGNEGWSYEEVLPYFKKYEGSSVPNADEEYVGRDGPVKVSYVDWKSKIAKAFVEAAQEDGLKYVDYNGKVQTGVSYLHTTTRNATRWSSNRAYLYPIKGKRPNLHVKKRALVTKILINPQTKAAYGVVVKTDGHYHKVLARKEVIVTAGAINSPQLLMLSGVGPAKHLREVGIKPIADLAVGYNLQDHTAPAVTFTTNATSLHFEDFADPTLLTEFNRHGGPYGSPGGCETIAFWDLDHQELEDGWPDIELFMVGGSMSANPAISRAFGLKDIVYDAVFREIEQKNLNAFMIFPMILRPKSRGRIMLKNTDPTKYPLIYANYMHHPYDVDISVRGLLKAVSLMDRSAFKAINAKLWDRKIPTCSQFAYKSYEYWECYVKHFTFTIYHYSGTTKMGPKSDRSAVVDPRLRVYGIKNLRVADAGIMPEIMSGHPNGPVFMIAEKAADMIKQDHGFIP